In one window of Bacteroidales bacterium DNA:
- a CDS encoding aminoacyl-tRNA hydrolase, with protein sequence MKYLIVGLGNIGDEYANTRHNIGFIVLDALAQSLGAKFSIGRHASMAECRVKNKEMILLKPTTYMNLSGKAVKYWLDKEKIPLENLLVITDDVDLDLGVLRMRSKGSGGSHNGLNHIIETLITTDWSRLRFGIGKDYAKGFQVDYVLGRWSSKDEKILLPRIDLAVDMIKSFVLAGVNHTMSEFNNK encoded by the coding sequence ATGAAATACCTGATTGTAGGACTGGGGAATATAGGTGATGAGTATGCCAATACTCGTCATAATATAGGTTTTATAGTTCTTGATGCCCTTGCTCAGTCATTAGGTGCAAAATTCAGTATTGGCCGCCATGCTTCCATGGCTGAATGCAGAGTGAAAAACAAAGAAATGATCCTTCTGAAGCCCACTACTTACATGAATCTTTCAGGTAAAGCCGTCAAGTATTGGCTCGATAAGGAAAAAATTCCCCTTGAGAACCTGCTGGTTATCACCGATGATGTCGACCTTGACCTGGGTGTTCTGCGAATGCGATCCAAAGGAAGCGGCGGGAGCCATAACGGTTTGAATCATATTATTGAAACTCTGATCACCACAGATTGGTCAAGACTTCGCTTTGGAATTGGTAAGGATTATGCCAAAGGATTCCAGGTGGATTATGTGCTTGGAAGATGGTCGTCGAAAGATGAAAAAATATTACTGCCGCGCATTGATCTTGCCGTCGATATGATCAAAAGCTTTGTGCTTGCCGGTGTAAATCATACCATGTCGGAATTCAACAATAAGTGA